In a single window of the Niabella ginsenosidivorans genome:
- a CDS encoding Gfo/Idh/MocA family protein, translating into MSTRDTGICIIGAGGIVKAAHLPAYRLAGFAVKGILDLDRQKAEDLAMQFNIPHVYESVQSMVADQNDSVIYDCALPASETAAVLQQLPDKATVLIQKPLGERIEEARGLLELAHAKRLNAGVNFQLRFAPGVLEAKRMIKEGMIGALTDLEVYVNVHTPWNLWSFLFGKPRMEINYHSVHYIDLVRSFLGNPDTVYAKTFRHPDAPELASVKSTIIMDYGDLLRATIHTNHHHDFGYKHQEASIKIEGTKGAIKMSLGALINYPEGVPDTFEYVLVENGKCADWRSKHIGGTWFPHAFIGTMQQMINVKEGLVNKPENSIDDAFETMKCVEAAYISSQQGGVAPVLL; encoded by the coding sequence ATGAGCACCAGGGATACAGGTATTTGCATTATTGGAGCCGGTGGCATTGTAAAAGCCGCTCACCTGCCTGCCTACAGGCTTGCGGGGTTTGCTGTAAAGGGTATTTTAGATCTTGACCGGCAAAAGGCAGAAGACCTGGCCATGCAATTCAATATACCCCATGTATATGAATCAGTGCAATCGATGGTCGCTGACCAGAACGATTCCGTGATCTATGATTGCGCATTGCCCGCTTCGGAAACAGCGGCGGTCTTACAACAATTGCCCGATAAGGCAACTGTGCTGATCCAGAAGCCGCTTGGGGAGCGCATTGAGGAAGCAAGAGGACTGCTGGAGCTTGCGCATGCAAAACGATTAAATGCAGGCGTTAATTTTCAATTGCGGTTTGCGCCCGGTGTGCTGGAAGCAAAGCGGATGATAAAAGAAGGGATGATCGGCGCGCTTACTGATCTTGAGGTCTATGTAAATGTGCACACTCCCTGGAACCTCTGGTCCTTTCTTTTTGGAAAACCAAGGATGGAGATCAATTATCACAGCGTGCATTATATTGACCTGGTCCGTTCTTTTCTGGGCAATCCGGATACGGTGTATGCAAAAACGTTCCGGCATCCGGACGCGCCTGAGCTGGCTTCGGTAAAAAGTACCATTATAATGGATTATGGCGATCTGCTGCGGGCCACTATTCATACCAATCACCATCATGACTTTGGGTATAAGCACCAGGAAGCATCTATAAAAATAGAAGGAACAAAAGGCGCTATAAAAATGAGCCTGGGCGCGCTGATCAACTATCCTGAGGGCGTGCCGGATACCTTTGAGTATGTATTGGTTGAAAATGGCAAATGTGCTGACTGGAGATCCAAACACATTGGGGGTACCTGGTTCCCGCATGCGTTTATCGGTACCATGCAGCAAATGATAAATGTAAAAGAAGGTCTGGTCAACAAACCGGAGAATAGTATTGATGATGCTTTTGAAACAATGAAGTGCGTGGAGGCTGCCTATATCAGCAGCCAGCAGGGAGGGGTTGCTCCTGTATTACTATAA
- a CDS encoding alpha-d-galacturonidase: protein MRLFVVVLLVLFTVTVRAGAKEKIVLGIARDASPRVQFGAHYLQQALMKLGYPVDVIPYKEQPQKEQLILIATSPDSAHLKKESFVINAKKKYITITGGDATGTLYGCFELADRIKEAGIVPQALVFSDAPEMVLRGQCIGLQKPYYLPGRNVYEYPYTPQTFPWFYNKKLWIQVLDSMAHNRMNSLYLWNGHPFASLVKLKEYPYAVEVDDATFKLNEEMYRFLTTEADKRGIWVIQMFYNIIVSKPFAEKNHLKTQERERPIIPVIADYTRKSIAAFVEKYPNVGLMVCLGEAMEGVGNDDIEWFTKTIIPGVQDGMKAAGIRKEPPIVLRAHDTDAPSVMKAALPLYKNLYTEAKFNGEALTDPRPRGEWAKLHQTLSHLGSVHIANVHILANLEPFRYSAPDFIQQSVIGMNEVLGAYGLHLYPEASYWDWPYTADSVQGGKRLLQIERDWIWYKAWSRYAWRSERDREEETVYWSRLMGNQFGLDKEKGKLILQSYEAMGQIAPKLLRRFGITDGNRQTLTLGMLMTQLINPYRYGLFTLLYEGESPEGEMLIEYADKEWHHQPHKGETPVQIAKEVRKHGDDAVAALKGLDASLTKNRAEFDRVKNDAACYRALAYHYAAKAEAALQVLRYKYSDNIEDLEQALPLLKQSLDWYQQLVTLTKSTYLYANSMQTQQRKIPLRGVNGTFKTWAEVLQPMQQEYDHFVKKLDSLKNTATAGTVKTAPLKNTEVKLQGSYEWFTIDSLNRVYKDTSLAIRACAPELAGIRGIKLLWKDQLTSPTSITFTNKKPVKVLVGFFQPQKAAFTRDTIYLKAPELETNALANDYGQADTKIANALVLPGMPQVNVHTYDFKAGVNTLKLEKGAVLILGFVEGGAPVPVYDAGLYESGNKKQVDWLFE, encoded by the coding sequence ATGCGTTTATTTGTTGTTGTTCTATTGGTGTTGTTTACTGTTACAGTAAGAGCCGGTGCAAAGGAAAAGATTGTGCTGGGCATAGCAAGGGACGCATCGCCCAGGGTGCAGTTTGGAGCACATTACCTGCAACAAGCGCTGATGAAGCTGGGCTATCCTGTGGATGTTATCCCGTATAAAGAGCAACCGCAAAAAGAGCAGCTGATCTTAATTGCCACCTCGCCGGACAGTGCGCATCTGAAAAAGGAAAGCTTTGTCATTAATGCTAAAAAGAAATATATAACCATTACCGGGGGTGATGCCACCGGAACTCTGTATGGTTGTTTTGAGCTGGCAGACCGCATTAAGGAAGCCGGCATTGTTCCGCAGGCGCTTGTTTTTTCCGATGCGCCGGAAATGGTTTTGCGTGGTCAGTGCATCGGCCTGCAAAAGCCCTACTACCTGCCGGGGCGGAATGTATATGAATACCCGTATACACCGCAAACCTTTCCCTGGTTCTATAATAAAAAATTGTGGATACAGGTGCTGGATTCCATGGCGCACAACCGGATGAACTCTTTGTATTTGTGGAACGGCCACCCGTTTGCCTCGCTGGTAAAACTAAAGGAGTATCCGTATGCTGTTGAAGTGGATGATGCCACCTTTAAATTAAACGAGGAAATGTACCGGTTCCTTACCACTGAAGCAGACAAGCGGGGTATATGGGTGATACAGATGTTTTACAATATTATTGTATCCAAACCTTTTGCAGAAAAAAATCATTTAAAGACTCAGGAACGGGAGCGGCCGATCATTCCGGTGATTGCAGATTATACGCGAAAATCGATAGCTGCCTTTGTAGAAAAATACCCGAACGTGGGCCTGATGGTTTGCCTGGGCGAGGCTATGGAGGGGGTAGGCAATGATGATATTGAGTGGTTTACCAAAACCATCATACCCGGTGTGCAGGATGGGATGAAGGCCGCAGGTATCCGGAAAGAACCGCCCATCGTATTGCGGGCGCATGATACGGATGCTCCTTCTGTAATGAAAGCGGCGCTGCCCCTGTATAAGAATTTATATACGGAAGCAAAATTCAATGGGGAAGCATTAACGGACCCAAGGCCCAGGGGAGAATGGGCAAAACTGCACCAGACCCTGAGCCACTTGGGCAGCGTACATATTGCCAATGTGCATATCCTGGCCAACCTGGAACCGTTCAGATATAGCGCTCCTGATTTTATACAACAAAGCGTTATTGGAATGAACGAGGTGCTGGGCGCGTATGGGCTGCACCTGTACCCCGAAGCTTCTTACTGGGACTGGCCGTATACGGCGGACAGCGTTCAGGGAGGAAAACGGTTGCTGCAGATAGAACGGGACTGGATCTGGTACAAAGCCTGGAGCCGTTATGCATGGAGGTCGGAACGGGACCGGGAGGAGGAAACCGTTTACTGGAGCCGCCTGATGGGCAACCAGTTCGGGCTTGATAAGGAAAAAGGCAAATTGATTTTGCAGTCTTATGAAGCAATGGGGCAGATCGCGCCCAAGCTGCTAAGGCGCTTTGGCATTACAGATGGCAACCGGCAAACATTAACGCTTGGTATGCTGATGACCCAGCTGATCAACCCTTACCGGTATGGATTATTTACACTGTTGTATGAAGGGGAAAGCCCTGAAGGAGAGATGCTGATTGAATATGCTGATAAGGAATGGCACCATCAGCCGCATAAAGGAGAAACACCGGTGCAGATAGCAAAGGAGGTACGGAAGCATGGAGATGACGCGGTGGCAGCGCTGAAAGGGCTTGATGCATCTCTTACAAAAAACAGGGCAGAGTTTGACCGGGTTAAAAATGATGCGGCTTGCTACCGGGCGCTGGCTTATCATTATGCGGCTAAGGCAGAAGCTGCCTTGCAGGTGTTGCGTTATAAATATTCCGATAATATAGAAGACCTGGAGCAGGCATTGCCGTTGTTAAAGCAAAGCCTGGACTGGTATCAGCAATTGGTAACACTAACAAAAAGCACTTACCTGTATGCCAACAGTATGCAGACACAGCAACGTAAAATTCCTTTGCGCGGTGTTAACGGAACATTCAAAACCTGGGCAGAAGTATTACAGCCCATGCAGCAGGAGTACGATCACTTTGTAAAAAAGCTGGATTCTTTAAAGAACACGGCAACTGCCGGAACAGTAAAAACAGCTCCTTTAAAGAATACGGAGGTAAAGCTGCAGGGCAGTTATGAATGGTTTACGATTGACAGTCTGAACAGGGTGTATAAGGATACTTCATTAGCTATACGTGCCTGTGCACCTGAGCTGGCGGGCATCCGGGGGATAAAACTTTTGTGGAAAGATCAGCTCACCAGCCCTACCAGCATTACCTTTACCAATAAGAAACCTGTAAAAGTGCTGGTAGGCTTTTTTCAGCCACAGAAAGCTGCATTTACAAGGGATACCATTTACCTGAAAGCTCCTGAACTGGAAACAAACGCACTGGCAAATGATTACGGGCAGGCAGATACTAAAATAGCCAATGCGCTGGTGCTGCCCGGCATGCCGCAGGTGAATGTGCACACTTATGACTTCAAGGCAGGAGTTAATACCCTGAAACTGGAAAAAGGCGCGGTTCTGATCCTGGGATTTGTGGAGGGGGGTGCACCGGTTCCCGTTTATGATGCAGGCCTGTATGAGAGTGGTAATAAAAAACAGGTAGACTGGTTGTTTGAATAG
- a CDS encoding glycoside hydrolase family 95 protein, with amino-acid sequence MKNSNPVLIAVFLIALAAPSGAQDLRLWYKQPAKEWVEALPIGNGRLGAMVFGGAQTDRIQFNEQTLWTGYPRDYNKKGAYRYLDSIRGLLFAGKQKEAEELAGREFMGLKSREGNREEWIEQQKAILKLKENPAQPGYNDRSWKKMQVPGYDGWEKEGLEELDGAVWFRKTFNLPAGWTGRDLVLNINKIADMDYTYLNGTWIGSGNSGDAPRNYTLPAKLLKPGQNTLAILVLNFTGKGGILGYKDPAKQIGIYPVGGSEQEQQSLNGQWNYFVQTDEVPATGEYQASYQPFGDVFFHWNVNETKVTDYRRSLDLENAVLTTSYSYNGVAYKRTYIASQPDQVLAVHFTADQPGMISFETTLSSPHRNFVVMPVSGNTVALKVKVKDGALKGESLVQVRVSRGTVQIKDNRLVVRNADAATVLIAAATNFKNYKDVSGNPSALCKTVLQKAGPRSFASILERHRKEYQRYFNTLSVNFYNKKGVPAADEALPTDQRLERFRTADDPAFVALYLQYGRYLLISSSRPDAYPANLQGIWNDLLSPPWGSKYTTNINAEMNYWPAELLGLSPLHNAFFKMVWEVSETGKETAREYYHAPGWVLHHNTDLWRGTAPINASNHGIWVTGGAWFCAHLWERYLFTKDRNFLRDTAYPIMKEAALFFNHFLVKDPATGYLISAPSNSPEQGGLVAGPTMDHQIIRNLFRSVIDAAGILKVDAAFRKTLQEQYQQIGPNKIGRYGQLQEWMQDVDDTTNKHRHVSHLWAVYPGNEINWETTPELMKAARQSLIYRGDAATGWSLGWKINLWARFKEGNHAFQLIRMLLTPAGRSAGSYPNLFDAHPPFQIDGNFGGAAGIGELLVQSHTAFIDILPALPDALPGGAIHGIRARGGLILNIEWANKQLKKLEIQAIADGTAQLRYNNTVLPFAFKKGKSYTISGDFKQINENRN; translated from the coding sequence ATGAAAAATAGTAACCCGGTCCTGATCGCTGTATTTTTGATCGCTTTAGCGGCGCCGTCAGGTGCGCAGGACTTAAGGCTTTGGTACAAACAACCCGCAAAGGAATGGGTAGAAGCGCTGCCTATCGGTAATGGCAGGCTTGGCGCCATGGTGTTTGGCGGGGCACAGACAGACCGCATACAGTTCAATGAGCAAACCCTGTGGACGGGCTACCCGAGGGATTATAATAAAAAGGGCGCTTACAGATACCTGGATTCCATCAGGGGACTGTTGTTTGCAGGAAAACAAAAAGAGGCGGAAGAACTTGCGGGGCGGGAGTTTATGGGGCTAAAATCACGGGAGGGCAACCGGGAGGAGTGGATCGAACAACAAAAAGCAATTTTAAAACTGAAAGAGAACCCGGCGCAACCGGGCTATAACGACCGGTCCTGGAAAAAAATGCAGGTGCCCGGTTATGATGGCTGGGAAAAAGAAGGACTGGAAGAGCTGGACGGCGCTGTGTGGTTCCGGAAGACCTTTAACCTGCCCGCAGGATGGACGGGGAGAGACCTGGTTTTGAACATCAATAAGATTGCGGATATGGATTACACTTACCTCAACGGAACATGGATCGGTTCCGGCAACAGCGGGGATGCCCCCCGCAACTATACCCTTCCGGCAAAGCTGTTAAAACCCGGGCAAAACACCCTTGCAATACTGGTTTTGAACTTTACCGGTAAAGGCGGCATACTGGGGTACAAAGATCCGGCAAAGCAGATCGGTATTTATCCTGTTGGAGGCAGTGAGCAGGAACAGCAATCTTTAAACGGACAGTGGAACTATTTTGTACAAACCGATGAAGTGCCGGCCACCGGTGAATACCAGGCAAGCTATCAGCCTTTTGGTGATGTATTTTTTCATTGGAATGTAAATGAAACAAAAGTAACGGACTACCGCAGGAGCCTGGATCTTGAAAATGCGGTACTAACTACTTCCTATAGCTATAATGGTGTTGCGTATAAACGTACCTATATTGCCAGCCAGCCGGACCAGGTGCTTGCGGTTCATTTTACAGCTGATCAACCGGGAATGATCAGCTTTGAAACAACGCTGAGCAGTCCGCACCGGAATTTTGTAGTGATGCCGGTCAGCGGGAATACGGTGGCGCTGAAAGTAAAGGTAAAAGATGGCGCTTTAAAAGGAGAGAGCCTGGTACAGGTGCGTGTAAGCAGGGGCACTGTTCAAATAAAGGATAACCGGCTGGTGGTCCGTAATGCAGACGCGGCTACAGTGCTCATTGCCGCAGCTACCAACTTTAAAAATTATAAGGATGTATCCGGTAATCCGTCAGCGCTTTGTAAAACAGTGTTGCAGAAAGCAGGGCCGCGCTCCTTTGCATCCATCCTGGAAAGGCACCGGAAAGAGTACCAGCGTTATTTTAATACACTGTCTGTAAATTTTTACAATAAAAAAGGCGTACCGGCTGCTGATGAAGCATTGCCGACGGATCAGCGGCTGGAACGGTTCAGAACGGCTGATGATCCCGCATTTGTAGCCTTGTACCTGCAATACGGGCGATACCTGCTCATCAGCAGCTCAAGGCCCGATGCGTACCCTGCCAATCTGCAGGGCATCTGGAATGACCTGCTGTCACCTCCCTGGGGCAGCAAATACACCACCAACATTAATGCAGAAATGAATTACTGGCCCGCTGAATTATTGGGGTTATCACCCTTGCATAATGCATTTTTTAAGATGGTGTGGGAGGTATCCGAAACGGGTAAAGAAACGGCCCGGGAGTATTATCATGCACCGGGCTGGGTGCTGCACCATAATACCGACCTGTGGCGGGGCACGGCACCGATTAACGCCTCCAATCACGGGATCTGGGTAACCGGCGGCGCCTGGTTCTGTGCGCATTTATGGGAGCGCTACCTGTTTACAAAAGACAGGAATTTTTTAAGGGATACGGCTTATCCCATTATGAAGGAGGCCGCATTATTCTTTAATCATTTCCTGGTAAAAGACCCGGCTACAGGTTATCTGATCAGTGCACCTTCCAACTCCCCGGAGCAGGGCGGACTGGTAGCAGGGCCAACAATGGATCACCAGATCATCCGGAACCTTTTCAGATCGGTTATTGATGCGGCTGGTATTTTAAAGGTGGATGCCGCGTTCCGTAAAACCCTGCAGGAACAGTACCAGCAGATCGGCCCAAACAAAATAGGCCGTTACGGGCAGTTGCAGGAGTGGATGCAGGATGTGGATGATACCACCAATAAGCACCGCCATGTATCCCATCTGTGGGCTGTTTACCCGGGCAATGAAATTAACTGGGAAACCACACCGGAGCTGATGAAAGCGGCAAGGCAATCGCTGATCTACCGGGGTGATGCAGCCACCGGCTGGAGCCTGGGCTGGAAAATAAACCTGTGGGCCCGTTTTAAAGAAGGGAACCATGCATTTCAGCTCATCCGGATGCTGCTGACGCCCGCGGGAAGAAGTGCCGGCAGTTATCCCAATTTATTTGATGCGCATCCGCCGTTCCAGATCGATGGGAACTTTGGCGGCGCTGCGGGCATTGGTGAGCTGCTGGTACAGTCCCATACCGCGTTCATTGATATTTTACCGGCGTTGCCGGATGCATTGCCCGGTGGTGCTATTCATGGCATCCGTGCCCGCGGCGGATTGATCTTAAATATAGAATGGGCCAATAAACAACTGAAAAAACTGGAGATACAGGCAATTGCAGATGGAACCGCTCAGCTCCGATACAATAATACGGTATTGCCATTTGCGTTTAAGAAAGGGAAAAGCTATACAATAAGCGGGGACTTTAAACAGATCAATGAGAACAGGAATTGA
- a CDS encoding malectin domain-containing carbohydrate-binding protein, translating to MRTGIDRRWIYLMLVTCFSFLTGTQLAAQWYFERDTLSLNEGWLTVATDSLLQEYKGFEQAGYNTAGWKKVTAPHNWDDYYGYRRLLHGNFHGNAWYKKKFSISKQQGKRYLLFFEGVGSYATVWVNGIKVGAHAGGRTTFTLDITDAVKKEGVNDLAVLAEHPAGIKDLAWVCGGCSDERGFSEGSQPLGIFRPVRLIVTGNIRIAPFGVHAWSAIKKNRSELFVNATIKNDRESAAVVQLIARLKNKKQQVVAESRQTVRLQQLDSVTVALPKLTIDHPELWSPEHPYLYTIETIIKTGAVEVDKVRTDFGFRTLHWNTATHRFFLNDTPVFINGIAEYEHQLGQSHAFSNEEIIARVKWLQAAGFNAFRDAHQPHNLLYGTLFDQKGILWWPQLSAHIWYDTPEFRKQFKASLREWVLERRNDPAVILWGLQNESKLPEDFAKECTALIRSLDPTASVQRLVTTCNGGKGTDWDVPQNWTGTYGGNPDTYDRDLKKQVLIGEYGAWRTLGLHEADSVRSFLYTEDNMVALMEKKLRLGEAAKDSSAGHFLWLLNSHDNPGRVQGGEGFRAIDRIGPVNYKGMLTSWEEPTDVYYMYRSNYASKQTDPMVYIASHTWPNRWMTPGIKDAVVVYSNCDEVELFNDMEAASLGRKKNNGRGYHFQWDHVNIRYNILYAVGYVNGKVVARDTILLYHLPQAPHFEKLYADARNSTAPRKGYTYVYRVNCGGPDYRDQNGNTWQADRPLPHFEPSQTSKLRSGIPYWGSSSWADRFTGMPSFFASQQRTFSPVKGTRDWPLFQDFRYGKNELKYTFPLPDGNYIAELYFAEPWLGVGGGSDASGMRLLNVAFNDTMVLNDLDIWKEAGTNTALKKTIPVTVKGGRLVISFPGSKAGQALIAAIAIATKDTRVKAANAFENVTVLNAQGVELQSWLDIGNRPFEGETIRISRLPPELFTADWLRVSRKKTKDISFRVQQASDIYLAIPPDAPALYYTKEYEPTNLFIITDEAGGRKYVVFKKRVPAGAVYSLKQAGSCLVMITPSSNMQPAFDLKPVTGYKADGAIAGTGITMETISGAPRLVVQTNAATSIEWPVSAGVADIYNITLKYFYPLQEDRTLVLTVTDAGGNRMVEQNIPLKFTPTGKWSLSTVNTRTMINAGHYTVRLTVKNLKGLVVSGIEVQ from the coding sequence ATGAGAACAGGAATTGACAGGAGATGGATCTATTTAATGCTGGTGACCTGTTTCAGTTTTTTAACAGGCACTCAACTGGCGGCGCAGTGGTATTTTGAAAGAGATACCCTTTCTTTAAATGAGGGATGGCTTACGGTAGCCACAGATTCCCTGTTGCAGGAATACAAAGGATTTGAACAGGCGGGTTACAATACAGCGGGCTGGAAAAAGGTAACGGCTCCGCATAACTGGGATGATTACTATGGGTACAGGCGGTTACTGCATGGCAATTTTCATGGTAATGCCTGGTATAAAAAAAAGTTCAGCATCAGCAAACAACAGGGAAAAAGATACCTGCTTTTTTTTGAGGGTGTGGGCTCCTATGCTACGGTATGGGTAAATGGAATAAAAGTGGGTGCCCATGCAGGAGGGCGTACCACGTTTACACTGGATATAACGGATGCTGTAAAGAAAGAAGGCGTAAACGACCTGGCGGTGCTGGCGGAGCATCCCGCCGGAATTAAAGATCTGGCCTGGGTTTGCGGCGGATGCAGTGATGAGCGGGGCTTTTCTGAAGGATCGCAGCCGCTGGGAATTTTCCGTCCTGTTCGGTTGATCGTTACCGGCAATATCCGCATCGCTCCCTTTGGGGTACATGCCTGGTCCGCTATAAAAAAGAACCGGTCGGAATTATTCGTTAATGCAACCATTAAAAATGACCGTGAAAGCGCTGCAGTTGTTCAGTTAATTGCACGGTTAAAAAATAAAAAGCAGCAGGTGGTTGCAGAAAGCCGGCAGACAGTCCGGTTACAGCAGCTGGATTCTGTTACCGTAGCCCTGCCCAAACTGACGATCGACCACCCTGAATTATGGTCGCCGGAGCATCCGTATTTATACACCATTGAAACGATCATAAAAACAGGTGCGGTGGAAGTAGATAAGGTAAGAACTGATTTTGGATTCAGAACCCTTCACTGGAATACGGCCACCCACCGGTTTTTTTTAAATGATACACCTGTTTTTATCAACGGGATCGCAGAGTATGAGCATCAGCTGGGGCAAAGCCATGCTTTTTCCAATGAAGAGATCATTGCCCGGGTAAAATGGCTGCAGGCCGCGGGTTTCAACGCGTTCCGCGATGCGCATCAGCCCCACAATTTGTTATATGGTACCTTGTTTGACCAAAAGGGAATTCTGTGGTGGCCGCAGTTGTCGGCGCATATCTGGTATGATACCCCGGAGTTCCGGAAACAGTTCAAAGCCTCTTTAAGAGAATGGGTGCTGGAGCGCAGGAATGATCCCGCCGTTATTTTATGGGGTTTGCAGAACGAGAGCAAGTTGCCGGAGGATTTTGCAAAAGAATGTACGGCACTGATCCGGAGCCTGGATCCTACGGCCTCCGTTCAGCGGTTAGTAACCACCTGCAATGGTGGTAAAGGAACGGATTGGGATGTGCCCCAGAACTGGACGGGCACATATGGAGGAAATCCGGATACCTATGACCGGGATCTGAAAAAGCAGGTATTGATAGGTGAGTATGGCGCATGGCGTACCCTTGGCCTGCATGAAGCAGACAGCGTCCGCTCCTTCTTATACACAGAAGATAATATGGTGGCTTTAATGGAAAAAAAACTGCGTCTGGGTGAGGCTGCAAAGGATAGCAGCGCCGGTCATTTTTTATGGTTGCTGAATTCTCATGACAACCCCGGCAGGGTGCAGGGAGGCGAGGGCTTCAGGGCGATCGATCGTATCGGGCCTGTAAATTATAAAGGAATGCTGACCTCCTGGGAAGAGCCAACGGACGTATATTATATGTATCGCTCCAATTACGCCTCAAAACAAACAGACCCGATGGTGTATATTGCTTCGCATACATGGCCCAACCGGTGGATGACGCCGGGCATTAAGGATGCTGTAGTGGTCTACTCCAATTGCGATGAGGTGGAGCTGTTCAATGATATGGAAGCTGCTTCCCTGGGCCGGAAAAAGAACAACGGCCGGGGCTATCATTTTCAATGGGATCATGTAAACATCCGGTACAATATTTTATATGCAGTGGGTTATGTGAATGGGAAAGTTGTTGCGCGGGATACCATCCTGTTATATCATTTACCGCAGGCGCCGCATTTTGAAAAATTGTATGCTGACGCCCGGAATAGTACTGCTCCGCGTAAAGGCTATACATATGTTTACCGGGTGAACTGCGGAGGCCCGGATTACAGGGATCAGAACGGGAACACCTGGCAGGCGGACAGACCGCTGCCACATTTTGAGCCGTCTCAAACCTCAAAGCTCAGATCTGGGATACCTTATTGGGGCTCTTCTTCCTGGGCGGACCGGTTTACGGGAATGCCCTCTTTTTTTGCAAGCCAGCAGCGAACCTTTTCACCCGTTAAAGGAACAAGGGACTGGCCGCTGTTCCAGGATTTCCGCTATGGCAAGAATGAGCTGAAATATACGTTCCCGTTGCCGGACGGCAACTATATCGCAGAGCTGTATTTTGCAGAACCCTGGCTGGGCGTTGGGGGCGGGTCGGATGCGTCGGGCATGCGCTTGCTGAATGTGGCATTTAATGATACGATGGTTTTAAACGACCTGGATATCTGGAAGGAAGCAGGAACCAATACCGCACTGAAAAAAACAATACCGGTAACCGTTAAAGGCGGCCGGCTGGTGATCTCCTTTCCCGGGTCAAAAGCAGGACAGGCGCTGATTGCGGCTATTGCCATTGCCACAAAGGATACGCGCGTTAAAGCAGCAAATGCATTTGAGAATGTTACAGTGCTGAATGCACAGGGCGTGGAACTGCAATCCTGGCTGGATATCGGTAACCGGCCTTTTGAAGGGGAAACTATCCGGATCAGCCGGCTGCCTCCGGAGCTTTTTACCGCCGACTGGCTCCGGGTCAGCCGTAAAAAAACAAAAGACATCTCATTCAGGGTACAGCAGGCTTCGGATATTTATCTTGCAATACCACCCGATGCGCCCGCTCTTTACTATACAAAGGAATATGAACCAACAAACCTGTTTATAATAACGGATGAGGCGGGAGGCAGAAAATATGTTGTTTTCAAAAAAAGAGTGCCGGCAGGAGCTGTTTATTCTTTAAAACAGGCCGGTTCCTGTTTGGTAATGATCACTCCGTCATCAAACATGCAGCCTGCTTTTGACCTGAAGCCGGTTACAGGTTATAAAGCAGATGGGGCTATTGCAGGTACAGGGATCACAATGGAAACAATATCCGGCGCTCCCCGCCTGGTGGTACAAACAAATGCAGCCACTTCAATAGAGTGGCCGGTATCAGCGGGCGTTGCGGATATCTATAATATCACTTTGAAATATTTTTATCCGTTACAGGAAGACAGAACCTTAGTGCTCACAGTAACGGATGCAGGAGGCAACAGGATGGTGGAACAAAACATTCCGCTTAAATTTACCCCAACGGGTAAATGGTCATTGTCAACAGTAAATACCCGTACAATGATCAATGCGGGCCATTATACGGTGCGTTTAACAGTAAAGAATCTAAAAGGACTGGTGGTGTCCGGTATTGAAGTACAATAA